From the genome of Flavobacterium ovatum, one region includes:
- the sufD gene encoding Fe-S cluster assembly protein SufD produces the protein MDLKEKLVSSFMAFEEKIDVHCELHDVRTSAIKNFENKGFPTKKEESWKYTSLNAILKNDFTVFPKNEAAIEFKEVKKYFLHEVDTYKVVFIDGVFSSNLSSTTHDGIDVCLMSSALNKPKYKMVIDTYFNQIASKDESLTSLNTAFANEGAYINIPKSKVAAKPIEIMYFSTGNEAALMVQPRNLVVVGENSHVQIIERHQSLNENPVLTNSVTEIFAQKRAIVDYYKIQNDASEANLIDNTYVSQQKESHVYVHTFSFGGNLTRNNLNFYHFGENLTSTLNGITIIGEKQHVDHYTLVNHSQPNCESFQDYKGIFTDRSTGVFNGKVYVEKEAQKTNAFQKSNNILLSDKATINAKPQLEIFADDVKCSHGCTVGQLDETALFYMQQRGIPKKEAKALLMYAFSNAVIEGIKIPELKQRITKIIANKLGVKLGFDL, from the coding sequence ATGGATTTAAAAGAAAAATTAGTATCGTCTTTTATGGCTTTTGAAGAGAAAATCGATGTGCATTGTGAATTGCATGACGTAAGAACTTCGGCTATAAAAAACTTCGAAAATAAAGGGTTCCCTACCAAAAAAGAAGAGTCTTGGAAATACACTTCGTTGAACGCCATCTTAAAAAATGACTTTACCGTATTCCCAAAAAATGAAGCAGCAATTGAATTCAAAGAAGTAAAAAAATACTTCTTGCACGAAGTAGATACTTACAAAGTAGTATTTATTGATGGTGTTTTTAGTTCGAATTTGTCTTCTACAACTCACGACGGAATCGATGTTTGCTTGATGTCATCGGCATTGAACAAACCAAAATACAAAATGGTAATTGATACCTACTTCAACCAAATCGCTAGTAAAGACGAGAGTTTGACTTCTCTAAATACTGCTTTCGCAAATGAAGGAGCGTATATCAACATTCCAAAAAGCAAAGTAGCGGCCAAACCTATCGAAATCATGTATTTCTCTACAGGAAATGAAGCAGCTTTGATGGTACAACCACGTAATTTGGTTGTTGTTGGTGAAAACTCTCATGTACAAATCATCGAGCGTCACCAAAGTTTGAACGAAAATCCAGTGTTGACTAACTCAGTTACAGAGATTTTTGCTCAAAAACGTGCTATCGTAGATTATTATAAAATCCAAAATGATGCTAGTGAAGCCAATTTGATTGATAACACTTATGTGTCGCAACAAAAAGAAAGCCATGTTTATGTACATACTTTCTCTTTCGGTGGTAACTTGACTCGTAATAACTTGAATTTTTACCACTTTGGCGAAAATTTGACAAGTACCTTAAACGGAATTACAATCATTGGAGAAAAGCAGCACGTAGATCACTATACATTAGTGAACCATTCGCAACCAAACTGTGAAAGTTTTCAAGACTACAAAGGAATTTTCACTGATCGCTCTACAGGAGTTTTCAACGGAAAAGTATATGTTGAGAAGGAAGCGCAAAAAACAAACGCTTTCCAAAAAAGTAATAACATCCTATTGAGTGATAAAGCGACTATCAACGCAAAACCACAATTGGAAATTTTTGCTGATGATGTAAAATGTTCTCACGGTTGTACTGTTGGACAGTTAGACGAAACTGCTTTGTTCTACATGCAACAACGTGGAATTCCTAAGAAAGAAGCCAAAGCCTTATTGATGTACGCTTTCTCAAATGCAGTAATCGAAGGAATCAAAATACCAGAATTAAAGCAAAGAATTACCAAAATCATTGCTAATAAATTAGGAGTGAAATTAGGTTTCGATTTGTAG
- a CDS encoding DUF2683 family protein, whose product MDIILKNVKKKDFPVLKSLAKSLGFEIVEKIDPIESELAKQKPYNPEFVKEILEAAKEVREGKGIRMTMEELKELCK is encoded by the coding sequence ATGGATATAATTTTAAAAAATGTTAAGAAAAAAGATTTTCCAGTGCTAAAGTCATTGGCAAAATCACTTGGATTTGAAATTGTTGAAAAAATTGACCCTATCGAAAGCGAACTGGCGAAGCAAAAGCCCTATAATCCTGAATTTGTGAAAGAAATTTTGGAAGCTGCAAAAGAAGTTAGAGAAGGAAAGGGAATTAGAATGACAATGGAAGAATTGAAAGAATTATGCAAATAG
- a CDS encoding zinc-binding alcohol dehydrogenase family protein gives MKAIGYKENLPVDNVKSLQDVTVETPKATGRDILVEIKAISVNPADYKVRANMPADGDNWKIIGWDATGIVKEVGENVTLFQVGDEVMYAGDITRQGSYAEYQVVDERIVGKKPSSLSYAEAAALPLTSLTAYEMLFDRLEVAKDDASKSILVIGAAGGVGSILVQLAKKLTKLKIIGTASREETTDWLKELGADTVINHQNKLSEEFEKYKLAAPDYIVSLNATEQHAEEIVKVIKPQGKFGFIDDPKSFNIIPFKAKSVSTHWEFMFTRSMFQTEDMIGQHNILNEVATLIDNGTIKTTLGENFGTINAENLRKAHAFLETGKAKGKIVLEGF, from the coding sequence ATGAAAGCAATTGGATATAAAGAAAATTTACCTGTAGATAATGTAAAATCACTACAAGACGTAACCGTAGAAACGCCTAAAGCAACTGGAAGAGATATTCTTGTCGAAATCAAAGCCATCTCCGTAAATCCTGCTGATTATAAAGTACGTGCCAACATGCCTGCCGATGGTGACAACTGGAAAATCATTGGTTGGGATGCTACCGGAATCGTGAAAGAAGTGGGCGAAAACGTGACTTTGTTCCAAGTTGGAGACGAAGTAATGTACGCAGGTGACATCACACGCCAAGGAAGTTATGCCGAATACCAAGTGGTAGACGAGCGCATTGTAGGTAAAAAACCATCAAGTTTATCGTATGCAGAAGCTGCTGCTTTGCCATTGACCTCTCTTACCGCTTACGAAATGTTGTTTGACCGATTAGAAGTGGCTAAAGACGATGCTAGCAAATCCATCTTGGTTATTGGTGCTGCTGGTGGTGTGGGATCTATTTTGGTTCAATTAGCTAAAAAATTGACTAAACTAAAAATTATCGGAACCGCTTCACGCGAAGAAACTACGGACTGGTTGAAAGAATTGGGTGCAGATACTGTAATCAACCACCAAAATAAATTGAGCGAAGAATTCGAAAAATACAAGCTTGCCGCTCCAGATTATATTGTAAGCTTAAATGCTACCGAACAACATGCTGAAGAGATTGTAAAAGTGATCAAACCACAAGGGAAATTTGGTTTTATTGATGATCCAAAATCGTTCAACATCATACCTTTCAAAGCGAAATCGGTTTCTACGCACTGGGAATTTATGTTTACGCGTTCGATGTTTCAAACCGAAGACATGATTGGTCAACACAATATCTTGAACGAAGTAGCCACTTTGATTGACAACGGAACTATTAAAACAACCTTAGGTGAGAATTTCGGTACTATCAACGCCGAAAACTTGCGTAAAGCACATGCCTTCTTGGAAACAGGAAAAGCAAAAGGTAAAATTGTTCTAGAAGGTTTTTAA
- a CDS encoding MBL fold metallo-hydrolase yields the protein MKLYSIETGNFKLDGGAMFGVVPKVIWNKTNPADANNLIDLAARCLLIEEGNRLILIDTGMGDKQSDKFFGYYSLWGSHTMDKSLAKQGFHRDDITDVFLTHLHFDHCGGAVQWNKDKTSYEPAFKNAKFWTNEDHWNWAIKPNPREKASFLSENILPMQESGQLNFISKPDGDFGFSAEMNFSVFYADGHTDKQMIPMINYNGKTICFMADLLPTAGHIPIPYVMGYDTRPLLTMPEKTKFLDEAATNNYFLFLEHDAHNEIIAVQHTEKGVRLDQIFQSDEILR from the coding sequence ATGAAACTCTACTCTATAGAAACAGGAAATTTCAAACTCGATGGTGGTGCTATGTTTGGCGTTGTACCTAAAGTTATTTGGAACAAAACGAATCCTGCAGACGCCAATAATCTCATTGATTTAGCTGCTCGTTGTTTATTAATCGAAGAGGGGAATCGCTTGATTTTAATCGACACCGGAATGGGCGACAAACAATCGGATAAGTTTTTTGGGTATTACTCACTTTGGGGCTCTCACACTATGGATAAATCCTTAGCAAAACAGGGTTTTCATAGAGATGATATTACCGATGTTTTTTTGACGCATTTGCATTTTGACCATTGTGGCGGTGCAGTGCAATGGAATAAAGACAAAACAAGTTATGAACCCGCCTTTAAAAACGCTAAATTCTGGACCAATGAAGACCATTGGAACTGGGCAATAAAACCCAATCCAAGAGAGAAAGCTTCGTTTTTATCCGAAAATATTTTGCCCATGCAAGAAAGCGGTCAATTGAATTTTATATCTAAACCTGACGGTGATTTTGGATTTTCGGCAGAAATGAATTTCTCTGTTTTTTATGCCGATGGACATACCGATAAACAAATGATTCCGATGATCAATTACAATGGAAAAACAATTTGCTTTATGGCCGATTTACTCCCAACCGCAGGACACATTCCAATTCCGTATGTGATGGGTTACGACACCAGACCACTACTGACCATGCCCGAGAAAACCAAATTTCTTGACGAAGCAGCAACCAATAATTACTTTCTATTTCTAGAACACGATGCTCATAACGAAATCATCGCGGTGCAGCATACTGAAAAAGGGGTCAGACTAGACCAAATATTTCAATCTGATGAAATCCTAAGATAG
- the sufC gene encoding Fe-S cluster assembly ATPase SufC, which translates to MLSIKNLHASIGDKEILRGINIEVKAGEVHAIMGPNGSGKSTLSAVIAGNDTYEVTEGEVVLDGEDLADFAPEERAHKGVFLSFQYPVEIPGVSVTNFMRAAINESRKAKGEEEMAASDMLKLIREKSELLEIDRKFLSRSLNEGFSGGEKKRNEIFQMAMLEPKLAILDETDSGLDIDALRIVANGVNKLKSDKNAVIVITHYQRLLDYIIPDYVHVLLNGRIVKSGDASLAHELEEKGYDWIKAEQEA; encoded by the coding sequence ATGTTAAGTATAAAAAATCTACACGCCTCAATTGGGGATAAAGAAATTCTAAGAGGAATCAATATAGAAGTTAAAGCAGGAGAAGTTCATGCTATCATGGGACCAAATGGTTCTGGGAAAAGTACCCTTTCGGCAGTAATTGCTGGTAATGATACTTATGAAGTTACCGAAGGAGAAGTAGTATTGGACGGCGAAGACTTAGCTGATTTTGCTCCAGAAGAAAGAGCGCACAAAGGCGTTTTTCTTTCTTTTCAATATCCAGTTGAAATTCCAGGTGTTTCTGTAACTAACTTTATGAGAGCCGCTATAAACGAATCTCGCAAAGCTAAAGGAGAAGAGGAAATGGCAGCTAGCGATATGTTGAAATTAATTCGTGAGAAATCAGAATTATTGGAAATCGACCGTAAGTTTCTTTCTCGTTCTTTGAACGAAGGATTTTCTGGTGGAGAGAAAAAACGTAACGAGATTTTTCAAATGGCAATGTTAGAGCCAAAATTGGCTATCCTTGATGAAACCGATTCAGGTTTGGATATCGATGCTTTACGTATCGTTGCAAATGGCGTAAACAAGCTAAAAAGTGACAAAAACGCGGTAATCGTAATTACACACTACCAAAGATTATTAGATTATATCATTCCAGATTACGTTCACGTTTTATTAAACGGTAGAATTGTAAAATCTGGTGACGCATCTTTAGCGCATGAGCTTGAAGAAAAAGGATATGATTGGATTAAAGCAGAGCAAGAAGCTTAA
- the sufB gene encoding Fe-S cluster assembly protein SufB, giving the protein MSKYTEDDLKVELENKEYEYGFYTELESETFPIGLNEDIVRAISHKKGEPQWMTDWRIEAFRAWEEMTEPEWANVHYTKPDFQAISYYSAPKAVDPNKTLDDVDPELLEMYKKLGISVDEQKMMNNVAMDIVVDSVSVATTFKKTLGEKGIIFMSISEAIKEHPELVRKYLGTVVPQRDNFYAALNSAVFSDGSFCYIPKGVKCPMELSTYFRINQAGTGQFERTLLVADAGSYVSYLEGCTAPSRDENQLHAAVVELIALDDAEIKYSTVQNWFPGNKEGKGGVYNFVTKRGICEKNAKISWTQVETGSAVTWKYPSVILKGDNSVGEFYSIAVTNNFQQADTGTKMMHLGKNTKSTIISKGISAGKSQNSYRGLVRISPNADNARNFSQCDSLLMGNNCGAHTFPYIESKNPTAKIEHEATTSKIGEDQVFYCNQRGIPTEKAIALIVNGFSKEVLNKLPMEFAVEAQKLLEISLEGSVG; this is encoded by the coding sequence ATGTCAAAATACACTGAAGACGACTTAAAAGTCGAATTAGAAAACAAAGAGTACGAGTACGGATTTTATACCGAATTGGAATCGGAGACTTTTCCTATTGGACTAAATGAAGATATCGTTCGTGCTATTTCACATAAAAAAGGAGAGCCTCAATGGATGACGGATTGGAGAATCGAAGCCTTTAGAGCTTGGGAAGAAATGACGGAGCCGGAATGGGCAAACGTTCATTATACTAAACCAGACTTTCAAGCGATCTCGTATTATTCGGCACCAAAAGCGGTAGATCCAAATAAAACACTTGACGATGTAGATCCTGAACTTTTGGAAATGTACAAAAAGTTGGGTATCTCTGTCGATGAGCAAAAAATGATGAATAATGTGGCGATGGATATCGTTGTCGATTCAGTATCGGTAGCAACGACATTCAAGAAAACATTAGGAGAAAAAGGAATTATATTCATGAGTATTTCTGAGGCTATCAAAGAGCATCCAGAATTGGTTCGTAAATATTTAGGAACTGTAGTTCCGCAAAGAGATAACTTTTACGCAGCATTGAACTCAGCAGTTTTCTCTGATGGGTCTTTCTGTTATATTCCAAAAGGCGTGAAGTGTCCTATGGAACTTTCGACTTACTTCCGTATCAATCAAGCAGGAACAGGACAATTCGAAAGAACATTGCTAGTAGCAGATGCTGGAAGTTATGTATCTTACCTAGAAGGTTGTACTGCACCAAGCCGTGATGAAAATCAATTGCACGCAGCAGTTGTTGAACTTATCGCACTTGATGATGCAGAGATTAAATATTCTACCGTTCAAAACTGGTTTCCTGGAAACAAAGAGGGTAAAGGTGGCGTTTACAATTTTGTAACCAAAAGAGGAATTTGTGAGAAAAACGCAAAAATCTCATGGACACAAGTAGAAACTGGTTCTGCAGTAACTTGGAAATATCCATCTGTAATCTTAAAAGGAGACAATTCAGTAGGAGAATTTTATTCGATAGCAGTAACTAATAATTTCCAACAAGCAGATACAGGAACAAAAATGATGCACTTGGGTAAAAATACCAAGTCAACTATTATTTCGAAAGGTATCTCGGCAGGAAAATCACAAAACAGTTATAGAGGTTTGGTTCGAATTTCACCAAATGCAGATAATGCTCGTAACTTTTCACAATGTGATTCATTATTGATGGGGAACAACTGTGGAGCACATACTTTTCCTTATATCGAAAGTAAAAATCCAACAGCCAAAATAGAGCACGAAGCAACCACTAGTAAAATTGGTGAAGACCAAGTTTTCTATTGCAACCAACGTGGAATTCCAACTGAAAAAGCCATTGCCTTAATCGTAAACGGTTTTAGTAAAGAAGTTTTAAATAAATTACCAATGGAATTTGCTGTGGAAGCGCAGAAATTATTGGAAATTTCATTAGAAGGTTCTGTGGGGTAA
- a CDS encoding cupin domain-containing protein, with the protein MKIKSIIIALAVTAFFSSNTAKAQVNTIDSVATSKVQHFNFDKMKSETIGDGIQRKWFHGEKGQMTLFNLEKGAHIAWHKHPNEQITYIMSGKVKIKTIIDGKEQFVEVGAGEVIVFPENVPHEFWALEQTVDLDVHVPVREDWLSKEVPDYLNKAKSNK; encoded by the coding sequence ATGAAAATTAAATCAATTATAATAGCACTTGCTGTAACAGCATTTTTTTCTAGCAATACAGCAAAAGCACAAGTAAACACCATAGATTCTGTTGCAACTTCAAAAGTGCAGCACTTCAATTTCGACAAAATGAAGTCAGAAACTATTGGTGACGGAATTCAGCGCAAGTGGTTTCATGGAGAAAAGGGACAAATGACGCTTTTTAATCTCGAAAAAGGTGCTCACATTGCGTGGCACAAACACCCAAACGAGCAAATTACCTACATCATGTCGGGTAAGGTCAAAATTAAAACGATCATCGATGGCAAAGAACAATTTGTAGAAGTTGGTGCTGGCGAAGTAATTGTTTTCCCCGAAAATGTACCGCATGAATTCTGGGCTTTGGAGCAAACCGTGGATCTAGATGTGCATGTACCCGTGCGCGAAGATTGGCTTTCAAAAGAAGTTCCAGATTACTTGAACAAAGCAAAATCTAACAAATAG
- a CDS encoding putative quinol monooxygenase: protein MSKITVVAKIVAKEENRELVKTELLKLVASSVKEAGCINYNCLQDNDDANTFTMYENWKDAEALTLHAATPHYVAFQTAAKDAIAEFAVNKMTMLA from the coding sequence ATGAGCAAAATAACTGTTGTGGCCAAAATTGTAGCCAAAGAAGAAAATAGAGAATTGGTTAAAACAGAATTACTAAAATTAGTTGCCAGTAGTGTTAAAGAAGCGGGTTGTATCAACTACAACTGCCTTCAAGACAATGACGACGCCAATACATTTACAATGTATGAGAACTGGAAAGATGCTGAGGCACTTACTTTACACGCTGCAACGCCTCATTACGTAGCGTTCCAAACGGCGGCCAAAGACGCTATTGCCGAATTTGCAGTGAACAAAATGACTATGCTTGCATAA
- a CDS encoding S8 family serine peptidase, translating to MNSFKPFYISAFTILVLSSCGTQKQAFNFSKFTPITAPHNVTKKAALKDMDLKRWSHLDIQKDTVPGMSVDRTYAELIKNKIGEKVIVGIIDSGGDIEHEDLKSVIWTNVKEIPGNGIDDDKNGFIDDIHGWNFLGDIVKEHLEYERIVNDKNLTDQATYLAAKAENDKELTEATKKKEQYDEMIAVLNEANSTIETILKKEKYTLDDVKAITTTDEKVEKAKANMQRFFSFGMPIKDLKEALQGEIDKANTTLSGDNLKKDYRKVVGDNPNDITDTKYGNNNVMGPDKKETLHGTHVAGIVGQVRHNNKGGDGVANNVAIMTIRAVPDGDEYDKDIALAIRYAVDNGAKVINGSFGKAFSPQKQWVFDAIKYAASKDVLIVHAAGNSSKNIDFFDNFPNDSEDKKTEISDNLITVGALNVEYGNKIVARFSNIGKINVDVFAPGVQIYATVPDNSYKFLQGTSMASPNVAGVAALIRSYYPKLTASQVKEIILNSGVSIDANVIVGGNPNDIRPFSDLSKTGKIVNAYNAFLMANKISKK from the coding sequence ATGAATAGCTTCAAACCTTTCTATATTTCCGCATTTACTATTTTGGTGCTAAGTAGCTGTGGCACACAAAAACAAGCTTTTAATTTCAGCAAGTTTACACCTATAACTGCGCCACATAATGTCACTAAAAAAGCTGCATTAAAAGACATGGATCTGAAACGTTGGAGCCATCTTGATATTCAAAAAGATACCGTTCCTGGAATGAGTGTTGACAGAACTTATGCTGAATTAATAAAAAACAAAATCGGCGAAAAAGTAATTGTTGGAATCATTGATTCTGGTGGAGACATTGAACACGAAGATTTAAAATCGGTAATTTGGACGAATGTCAAAGAAATCCCCGGAAACGGAATAGACGATGATAAAAACGGTTTTATTGATGACATTCACGGTTGGAATTTTCTAGGAGACATTGTCAAAGAGCACCTTGAATATGAAAGAATCGTAAACGATAAAAATCTTACTGACCAAGCCACTTATCTTGCCGCCAAAGCTGAAAATGACAAAGAATTAACTGAAGCGACTAAGAAAAAAGAGCAGTACGATGAAATGATTGCTGTCCTAAATGAAGCTAACAGCACAATCGAAACTATACTCAAAAAAGAAAAATACACTCTTGACGATGTAAAAGCAATTACAACTACTGACGAGAAAGTTGAAAAAGCAAAAGCTAACATGCAACGTTTTTTCTCATTTGGCATGCCTATTAAAGATTTAAAAGAAGCTTTACAAGGTGAAATTGACAAAGCCAATACTACTTTGAGCGGCGACAACCTGAAAAAGGACTACAGAAAAGTCGTAGGTGACAACCCTAATGACATTACAGATACCAAATACGGAAACAATAATGTAATGGGTCCAGACAAAAAAGAAACCCTACACGGAACCCATGTTGCGGGAATTGTTGGTCAAGTACGTCACAATAACAAAGGGGGTGATGGTGTTGCCAATAACGTAGCCATAATGACCATACGTGCCGTTCCAGATGGTGATGAATATGACAAAGATATTGCACTAGCAATACGTTATGCGGTGGATAATGGAGCAAAAGTAATTAATGGAAGTTTTGGAAAAGCATTTTCTCCACAAAAACAATGGGTTTTTGATGCCATTAAATATGCGGCAAGCAAAGACGTATTAATTGTTCATGCTGCAGGAAACTCTTCCAAAAACATTGACTTTTTTGACAATTTTCCAAATGATTCTGAAGACAAAAAAACTGAAATATCTGATAATTTAATTACCGTAGGTGCTTTGAATGTAGAATATGGGAACAAAATAGTCGCTCGTTTTTCGAATATTGGAAAAATCAACGTAGATGTATTTGCTCCAGGAGTTCAAATTTATGCCACTGTCCCTGACAACAGTTATAAATTTCTACAAGGAACATCCATGGCTTCGCCAAATGTAGCTGGAGTAGCGGCATTGATTCGATCTTATTATCCTAAACTAACAGCTTCACAAGTCAAAGAAATCATTTTAAATTCGGGAGTTTCTATTGATGCAAACGTGATTGTTGGCGGTAATCCAAATGATATTCGTCCGTTTTCTGACTTGTCTAAAACAGGAAAAATAGTCAACGCTTACAACGCTTTCTTAATGGCAAACAAAATATCAAAAAAATAA
- a CDS encoding iron-sulfur cluster assembly accessory protein, which produces MIKVSEEAKKKIIDLMKDDGFDAAKDYVRVGVKSGGCSGLSYDLKFDDKKGDDDKVFVDNEITIAVEKKSFLYLAGTVLEFSGGLNGKGFVFNNPNATRTCGCGESFSL; this is translated from the coding sequence ATGATAAAAGTTTCAGAAGAAGCCAAAAAGAAAATTATCGACTTAATGAAAGACGATGGTTTTGATGCTGCCAAAGACTATGTAAGAGTAGGTGTAAAAAGCGGTGGCTGTTCAGGATTGTCTTATGATTTAAAATTTGACGATAAAAAAGGAGACGACGATAAAGTTTTTGTAGATAATGAAATCACTATCGCTGTAGAGAAAAAATCATTCTTGTATTTGGCGGGGACGGTTTTGGAATTTTCAGGAGGTTTGAATGGTAAAGGTTTTGTTTTTAACAATCCTAATGCCACTAGAACTTGTGGATGTGGAGAGAGTTTTTCGCTTTAA
- a CDS encoding Txe/YoeB family addiction module toxin, which yields MQIDFSTKAKADLNFWIKSGNKQVLNKIYSLIEDIQLHPFEGIGKPELLKHNLSGYWSRRINQEHRIIYEIIDEYKVNILSIISLKGHYE from the coding sequence ATGCAAATAGATTTTTCAACTAAAGCCAAAGCAGATTTAAATTTTTGGATAAAATCGGGAAATAAACAGGTATTGAATAAAATATATTCTCTAATTGAAGATATACAATTACATCCTTTTGAAGGGATTGGTAAACCAGAACTTTTAAAACATAATTTGTCGGGTTATTGGTCAAGGAGAATAAATCAAGAACATCGGATTATTTACGAAATTATAGATGAATATAAAGTAAATATTTTGAGTATTATATCATTAAAAGGTCATTACGAATAA
- a CDS encoding three component ABC system middle component — protein sequence MKVDYNNIGIGALAIGSVISINNELSLAKTALILPFITHTECLNYLARATTQATSIEKLIAERTSYFSNFNIRYYDSLCLSFSSIQYLTEMGYVELKGDLLVKIKPLEYDAKMGKRAKKIFQAANNVSELLLENDNKLYLNLRVQL from the coding sequence ATGAAAGTAGACTATAATAATATTGGTATCGGAGCCCTAGCTATTGGCTCTGTAATAAGCATAAATAATGAGTTGTCACTGGCTAAAACGGCTTTAATATTGCCATTCATCACTCATACTGAGTGTCTAAATTATTTGGCTAGAGCTACCACTCAGGCAACTAGTATTGAAAAACTAATTGCGGAGAGAACTAGTTATTTTTCAAATTTTAACATTAGATATTATGATTCATTATGTCTGTCATTTTCATCGATCCAATACTTGACCGAAATGGGTTATGTTGAACTCAAAGGAGACTTACTTGTAAAGATAAAACCATTAGAATATGACGCAAAAATGGGTAAAAGAGCTAAAAAGATATTTCAAGCTGCCAATAATGTCTCAGAATTACTCCTAGAAAATGACAATAAACTATACTTAAACTTAAGAGTTCAATTATGA